Part of the Gallalistipes aquisgranensis genome, TACCCTTAAAACATACTTCGTCCCCTTCGTGCAGCAGTTTAACAAATCCGGTTTCTTCCATTTTCCGCCCTCCTTCATCCTTACACACAGGCCCCGGACGGGGCCTCTCTCTCAACAAAACTAAAAAATTTATCGGAAAGAAGATTCCAAAAAAACCGAAGAAATCGCAGAAAGTAACAAAAACGAAGCGCAGGAAGCCGATCCGTAAACAATAATACGAAAAAAGGAAAAATCCGCTCCGATTTGTCAACGGGCCGGAAGGCCTACCGCTCCTTCTGGCGCACCCAGATCAGTTTCGAAGTGTCGTATCCGCGCCTGCGCGCCTGTTCCAGCAGATATTCCAGCGTCACCGGATCGAGTTTCGGAGTGCGCGAAAGTATCCACAGATATTTGTCGGAGCTGCTGCCCACGAGCGCATAGGCATACTCCAGCGAATCGAGTGCCAGCACGTAATAGTCGGAATAGAACCAGAGGAAAAACGACACTTTCAGCTTGCCCGGATCGGCCGGGTCGGGCTGTTTGGCCTTCGCATGGGCCACCCGGAACTTTCCCTTTTTGTAACCGCTGTTGGTAACGGCGATCATCCCGTCGGGACGCATGGCATATTCGGCCGTCACGCACTCCATTCCCCGCTCGAAACGGTGATCGAAACGGGCGATCTCATACCAGCGGCCCAGAAAACGGTTCAGGTCGAGCGTCTCCACCGTCTTCACCCGCTCCGCTCCGGCCGGATCGGCGGGTGCACTCATCGCATGGGGAGCGGAAAGTCCGACGAGCGCTGCCGAAAGGAAATACATACTTTTCATGACGAACATCTTTTCCGGAAATTCTCCGCACAAAACGTACCGAAATCCGCCGCTACCGGCCGGAATTTCCGTACACGCGGGCGTACCACGCCGTCCCGGCATACAACGCATTCAGATCGGCATAGTCCGCATACGGCACATAAACGCTCATACCGCAGAAAGTTTCGACCGTCACGGCCGACATCACTTTCTCCGTGCTCCTTTTGTAGAGGACCACCGAATCGAGACACGTCCCGAACTCCGCCAGCAACGGGTCGGAGGCGGGCACCAGCTGAGAAACGACGTCTTCCAGATCGAACATCGTGTGCCGGGAGTAACGGTCGAAATGCTGGATAGCCCCCCGGTCGAGCAGGGGAATCTGCGAGCGGTACCGCTCCGTGATGCGGCCCATCGCCTCCGCGAGCCGCTCCATTTTCCCCAGGTCGTACAGGGCCGTGGTCGCCGTCCGGAATGGCCCCGACCGGGCATCGTAGTATTCGAAGAATTTGCGGCACACCTCGCTCAGCCGTGGCTGCGGAGCCAGCAGGTCGGAGACGATGCGGTCGTAAGGCAGGCCGTTCGCCAGCACCTCGGCCGCCGATGCGACCATATAATCCGCCTTGTTCCGCAGGGCGTAGGCCACCTCGGCCTCTCCCATGAAGCAGGCGTCGATCACGATGTAGTCGAACATGCCGTCGGGCAGTGCGGCGGCCAGGTCGGAAAGTTCCATCTCGAACGAACCGTCCTGTCCGAAAGTCCGCGTAAGGGGCATATCTTCCCCTCCCGAAGCGGCATTTTTCCGCAGGAGAGACGAACGGGTATACCCGCTTCCCTGCGGAAGCCAACCCGTGGCGTGGGACCAGAGAATCAGCCCGTAACTGACCCCGGGCGCCAGCGTGCGCACATCGCCGAGCACGACACGCATGACGGAGGGATCGAGCGAATTCTGATCCCCGTATCCCTTCAGCGTCCGCAACTCGCCCACCCCCGAGCTATTGCGCACCACCTCCAGCAGACGGGGCGCCTCCCCCGCCGGATCGCGGTATATGACGATCCGGCCCGGTGCAGGATCGCTGTCGCCGACCGCCTGCAAGAGCATGTCGATATTTTCCGTATCGTACTGACTGTATCCCAGCGAATTGTCCGCCACCATATAGACGAGCAGGGTCCGTTCGGCCGACGGTACGACCGTAGCGCCTTCCCGCTCGCAGGCAGGAAAAAGCAACAGGCATATACCCCCGAAAACCGTCAGCAACATCCGGGTCATGGCCTGCCGAATCCCTTTTTCTTATAGAGGGGAATGCCGTTGAATTCGAGCCCCTGCACCCGCTTTTCGCGCAACTTGTCGGGTTTGCGCCAGTAGACCCGGCCGAAATCGAAGTAATACCCCTTCACCTTTCCGTGGCGTTGCAACAGGGGAATATACTCCACCGTGCTGGTCACCACCATCCGCTTCATCGGCTGCAGGTCCATCATGGCCAACACGTCCGTCGAATGGGAGAAGAAAAGCACATGCCACGGAGAGTCCTGCCTCAACCCCGTGCCGGAAGATTTGATCGTGGCGACGATCTTGTCCAGCCGGTCGCGGTTGATCTCGGCCTGCCTGCGGTCGCCCAGCTTCTCGTAGGCATAGATCAGGAAGTTGACGTTCCGCGGGCTGAAGGGATCGGCCTTCATCGACTCGCCCACATACTCGATGATCCGGGCGCATTGGGCCGAATCGGGCTCGTTGTTCTGCGCGAAGACCGTCATCACCTTGTCGTCGGCAGGGTTCGCCTCCAGCGGCTTGTACTCCTCCTGATAGGGAAATCCGTAGTACAGATAGTAATAGTCGTCCTCCGTCAGGGTCGTATCCCCGGCCATGTACCGGGAAAAAAGAGGCGGATAATAGTAGGGCGACGCATGGTCGATCACCGCCCGCAGAACGGCGTCGTTGTCAGGCACCCGCTGGCCCAGCAGCCACAGAGGCATCGAAAGGAGCACGAGTGCGAATATTTTTTTCATAAGATTCCGTTTTCCTGTATAACGGCAAATATAATCAAAAAATCGGCCGGATTCAGTGAATCCGGCCGGAATATGTCTCTCTCCGGAAAGGAAGGGTTTACAGGCCGTACCGATCCATCAGCATCCGGAGACGTTCCAGCAACGCATCGGAGCCCGGCACCAGCGGAAGCCTCAACCGGTTTTCCGCCATTCCCCGCACGGCCAGAGCCGCCTTGACTCCCGTGGGATTTCCCTCCGCGAAAAGCACCTCGACCGCCTCGAACAGGCGGAGCTGAAGCGACGAAGCCGTGGTCCGGTCGCCGGCGAAAGCCGCCCTCACCATGCGGATGAACACTGCCGGAAAGACATTGGCCGCCACGGAAATCACTCCGTCGCCCCCGAGAGCGATCAGCGGCAGGGCCATGTTGTCGTCGCCCGAAAAGACCCGGAATCCCTCGGGCCGGTCGCGGAGCAGGTAGCTCATCTGCGAGAGCGAACCGCAAGCCTCCTTGACCCCCAGCAGGTTTTTCACCTCGGATGCCAGCCGAAGCGTCGTTTCCGCCTTCAGATTGACACCCGTGCGGGAGGGTACGTTATAGAGCAGGATCGGCACGGGCGATTCGCCGGCGATCGCCCTGTAATGCTCGAAAAGACCCTGCTGCGAGGGCTTGTTATAATAAGGAGTGACACTCAGCACGGCATCCACGCCCGAAAGGTCGGTCTCTCCGATCTGCCGGATCACCCCGGCCGTATCGTAACCGCCGATTCCCACGATCAGAGGCAGCCCCTTCCGGTTGCGCTCCCGGACAAAGGCGAGGATATCGCTCTTCTCCCCGGCGGAAAGCGTGGGGGTCTCCGCCGTCGTACCCAGCGCCACCAGGAAATCGGCGCCGTTCTCCGTCACATAATCCACGAGCCGGCCGAGCGAAACGTAGTCCACACCGCCCCTCTCATCGAAAGGGGTTACCAATGCCACGCCGACTCCCTGAATGTTATTTTTCATACATTTTGTGTAAATTCATGGCAAAGGTAATAAAATTTCTAAAACAACGAACCCTGAACGGGATTATTTTCTTTCTCCGGCGAAGAGGCCGCTCCGGCGCCGTCGCCCTCTCCGATCATCGCCAGGAAACGCTCCTCGTCGATGATTTCGACACCCAGTTTCTGAGCCTTGGCGAGCTTGGCCGGTCCCATGTTCGCTCCGGCCAGCAGGAAGTCGGTGTTCGAGGAGACGGCGGCCAGGTTCTTTCCCCCGTGCAGCTCGATAAGCTCCTTGAGCTGGTCGCGGCTATGCGCGGCGAAAGTGCCCGAAATGACGAAAGTCCGGCCCCCGAGCGAATCGGAAAGCCCCTCCCGTTTTCCGCCGCTGAACTGTACCCCTGCTTTCCGGAGGCGGGCGATGATCTTCAGGTTATCTTCGTCGGAGAGATACTGGATGACGCTGTCGGCGATCTTCTCCCCCACTTCGTCCGCCTCCAGCAACTGCTCGCGGGTCGCGGCGGCGATGGCATCCAGGCTGCCGAAACGGGCAGCCAGATTTTTGGCCGTCGTCTCGCCCACGAACCGGATACCCAATGCGAAAAGCACCCGGGGAAAGGGCACTTCGGCGGAACGGCGGATACTCGTTACGATATTCTCCGCCGATTTCTCCCCGAGCCGGGGCAGCGGGGCCAACTCGCCGGCCGTGAGGTCGTAGAGGTCGGCGATGTTCCGGATAAGCCCCTGTTCGTAAAGAAGCGCGACGGTCTCCTCTCCCAGCCCCTCGATGTCCATCGCACGACGGGCGATGAAGTGGATGATACGTCCCACGATCTGCGGGGGACAGTGGCTCTGGTTCGGACAATAGTGCTTGGCCTCCCCCTCGTATCGGACCAGCAGGGTACCGCACTCGGGGCAATGCGTAATGTACTCGAACGGGGTGCTGTCGGCCGGACGCCGCGAGAGTTCGACGCCGACGATCTTAGGAATGATCTCCCCTCCCTTCTCCACATAGACCATGTCGTGCAGCCGGATATCGAGCAGGGCGATCTGCTCGGCATTGTGCAGCGAAGCCCGCTTGACGGTCGTCCCCGCCAGCTGCACGGGGTCGAGATTGGCCACGGGAGTGACCGCCCCTGTACGACCCACCTGGAAATCGACCGTATTGAGCCTCGTCAGGGCCTGCTCGGCCTTGAACTTGTAGGCCACCGCCCAGCGGGGCGACTTGGCCGTATAGCCCAATTTGCGCTGCAGAGCATATTCGTTCACCTTGATGACCACGCCGTCGGTATCGTAGGGAAGCGTCTCGCGCAACCTGTCCACCCGGCGGATATAGTCGTCTATGCACTCCGTACTCCGGCAGAGCTCCATGCGGTCCGAAATCTTGAACCCCCACTCCTTCGCCTTCTGCAGGCTCTCCCAGTGCGAGGCGTAAGGCAGATCGTCACCCACCAGGTAATACATGAAATTGTCCAGCCCACGGCGGGCCACCACGGCTGAACTCTGCTGCTTGAGCGTGCCGGCCGCCGCATTGCGCGGATTGGCGAAAGGCGCCTCGCCCGCCTCCTCGCGTTCGGCGTTGAGCCGGTCGAAAGAAGCGTGGGGCATCAGGATTTCGCCCCGTATCTCGAAAAAGGAGGGATAATCGTCTCCGCGCAGCTCCAGCGGAATGCTGCGGATCGTGCGCACGTTGGCCGTCACGTCGTCCCCGGCCGTCCCGTCGCCGCGTGTGACGGCACGCACCAGCCGCCCGTTCTCGTAAGTGACGCTGATGGCTGTCCCGTCGAACTTCAGTTCGCAGACGTACTCCGTCTCCCCCACCTCGCGCGCGACCCGGTCGCAGAACTCGTGCATCTCGTCCGGAGAATAGGTGTTCGACAGGGAGAGCATCGGATAGCGGTGTGCGACGGTGGCGAACTCCCCCGTCAGGTCGCTTCCCACACGGTGCGAGGGGGAATTGGGATCGTCGTACTGCGGATAGGCGGCCTCCAGCTCCTGCAACTCGCGCATCTTACGGTCGAAATCGTAGTCGCTGATGAGAGGATCGTTCAGCACGTAATACCGGTAGTTGTGTTCGTTGAGCTCTTTGCGGAGCCTGAGTATCTGTTCGAGCATGGTTCGTCTAAATTTGCCCAAAGGTATTAATTTTGTCCGGAAGCCGTATCTTCCGCAGAGGCAAAATCATGTCGGGAACAGGAGAGAAAAGGAAAAAACGGAAAAAAATTTTTCAGACTATTCGGGATATTCAAATTTTGCTTATACTTGCAGAAAATTTTCAGAAAGCATGGCCACAGAAACAAAACCCAAGAAGCGTCTGGTGGTGAGTTACCATAACTTACCGGCGGAACTTCAGGAAGAATTGAAGAAGAAGTACCCTAACGGATATACCGACAGCATGCTCCGGATCGACAAGGGCCCGGGCGACTTTTTCTACGCTGTCGTACTGGAGACGGAAGACACCAGCTACCTGGTCAAAGTAGACGTGAAGGTGGACGGACAGCTCGACGAAGAGGAAGACAAGGAGTATTACGACGACGAAATCAAGGGCGCCGACGAAATCATCGACGACAACGCGGAGGAGTCGGACGACGAATAGGGCGGAAGAGTCACGCCGGAAAACGGAATGGTACGGATTATGCATCCGTACCATTCCGTTTTTTAACCGATCCGCTATGGCCGACCGTCAACACAGAAGTTACTCCAACGGAGAGATCACCGTCCTCTGGCAGCCGGAAAAATGCCGGCATTCGGGCATCTGCGTCTCCCGCCTGCCCGAAGTTTTCGATGCCCGTTCCAGACCCTGGATCAACATGGAGGCCGCGGAGAGCCGGAAGATCGTGGAAACGATCCTTCGCTGTCCCAGCGGCGCCCTCTCCTACACGCTCGGCGGCACACGCAAGCCGCAGGCTGCAGCCGCCCCTCAACGGGAACTCGTCACCCGGTGACCGTCCCCGAACAAAAAAGAAAGTCTGCCCTTTCGCAAGGCAGACTTTTCTTTGTCCTGTCCGGTTATGCCGGAATCAATAATTCGCAGGGTCCCAGTTCAGGATACGGAAGAAATCGTACTCTTCGGGGAACTCCACCCACTGACGGGCCGCCTCGTAATCCTCGGGCGTGAGGTAGCAGAGGATGTGATCCACCACGGCATGGAACTTGTCGCCCGTGATATCCACCAGACGGGGCGGAATCTTGCCCGTCACGTCGTCCTGCAGGTCCTTTAGGTAAAGCTGGCTCACCTGGCCGCGCTGATCCACATAGACCATGCAACCTGTCTTGCCTTCCGAGAAGAGCTTGTAAACGCCCATTCCCAGCATCGAACAATACACCAGGTCGAAGGCCACCGGAGTCTGACAGCGCACCTCGTAGCCGATCTCCACCGGACGCGACTTCACCTTCAGATTGATCTGCTTCAGTTTCTTCTCGATCATCTCATTGAAAATGTGAGCTTTCGACACTTTGCCCAACTCGGGATGACCGTGTTCGTCATAGGAAAAATGAACGCCCGACTTCTTGATCTCGTCGTTGCTCAGCTCATGGAACACGCCCTCGGAAATGATCGCCGCACCATAATCCATGTGCATGATCTTGCGCTTGATGATCGAGGAGATCACCAGGTTGACGATCTTGTCCACGGTGATCTCGGTTTTGTTGAACATCTCCGGAATCACGATCATCGGATAGTGGCAGGCGGTACCGATACCGAAAGCCAGGTGTCCGGCCGAACGTCCCATGGCCGCCAGCACGAACCAGTTGCCGCTGGTGCGGGCATCCACATAGACGGTACGGCCAATGATGGCCCCCTTGTCCTTGGCCGACTGATAGCCGAACGTGGGCGACCCTTCGGGCAGGGGCAGGTCGTTGTCGATGGTCTTCGGCACGTGGATGTTGGCGATCGGATATTTCTTCTCCTCAAGGAACTTGGCAATGCGGTTCGCGGTCGAAGCGGTATCGTCTCCGCCCACCGTCACCAGCAGTTTCACATTGTTCGACGTGAAGAAATCGAGGTTGAAATCGTTGGCGAAATTCTCGTTCGTAGGCTTGAAACGGCTCATCTGCAGGTAGGAACCGCCCCGGTTGAAGATGTCGTCGGCCAGGAAATAGTCTATATCCACCATCCGGGGATTCTTCTTGAAAAGCCCCGTGTAGCCTTCGTGCAGACCGATCACACGGTAACCTTTCTGCAAAAACGTCTTGGCCACGCTGCCGACCACGGTGTTCATACCGGGTGCAGGGCCTCCTCCCGTCAGAATTGCGATTGCATCTTTCATTGCTGGTTCGAATTTATAAGTTATTAATCGTAGCGATTCGCACTATTGTCCACGCCAAAATTACAACTTATTTTTTAAATTCTTTTAAGAATCTATGAATTCGAAGCCTTTTTCAGAAATTTTTCCACGTCGACGATAAAGCGCCGGTGAACCCCTTCGCCGATCGTGGCACCGCTTTCGTCGCGGGCCGACACTTCATAGACCAGCTCCCGGCCGTCAATGGCGGTGAGAGTCGCCGTGGCGAACACCTTGCGCCCCACGGGGGTTGCCTTCACATGGGTCACGTCGATCAGCGTACCCACCGTGCTCTGCCCCGGATCGAGCGCGGGAGCCACGGCATGGCGCGCCGCATTTTCGATCAGGGCCACCATGGCGGGCGTGGCGAAAACGGCCACGCTGCCCGACCCGTAAGCCTCGGCCGTATTTTTATCCGTCACCGTCGTCTCCGCGGTGTAAGTCAATCCGATTTCCAGTGTTTTCATAATTCTCCGATTTGGGTCTCCGGACCGGATTTTCCGGTCCGGAGACGATGATTCCGATTATCGTTCCTCTCCGAACAAACGCCCTGCCATCGCACAGGCGAGTGCGTCACAATCGGCGTATTTATCGACCGCGGGCCGCCCGGCGATCTCCGCGGGCGCACACACGGGTTCCCAGCCGATCTCCTCGGCGAATTTGAGCAGGTTGCGCACACCGCCGCCGTTCCAGCTGTACGAGCCGAAAAGTCCCAGCGATTTGTTCTTGACATTCATGTGCACCAGCGTGCGGCAGAGCAGCTCCATGAGCGGGAACATCTCCCCGTTGTAGGCGCAGCTGCCCAAAATCACACCCCGGTACTCCCAGATCGCATTGATCAGATAGGAAAGGTGGGTTTTCGACACGTCGAACACCTTGATGTCGCGCACCCCGCGCTGGGCGATGCCGTTGGCGATATAATCGGCCATGCGGGCCGTGTTGCCGTACATCGAAGCGTAGATCACCACCACGCCGGGTTCGGCCTCGTAGCGGCTCCAGCGGTCGTAGAGCGAGAGAACCCGCTCGGTATTCTGGCGCCAGATCGGGCCGTGGAGCGGGCAGATCGTCCGCAGGGGAATTCCGGAGAGTTTGGCGAAAGCCTTCTGAACCATGCCGCTGTACTTGCCCACGATGTTGGAGTAATAACGGCGCATCTCGCTTTCGTAGAATGCGAAATGGGTCTGGTCGTCGAAGATGCCGCCGTCCAGCGTGCCGAATGTGCCGAAAGCATCGGCCGAAAAGAGAATCTGTTCGGTCACGTCGTAGGTCATCATCGTCTCGGGCCAGTGCACCCACGGTGTGAAAACAAACTTCAGCTTGTGGCGGCCCAGCTCCAGTTCGTCGCCGTCCTTCACCTCGACCAGGTGATTGCAGAAGGCGCCGTAGTAGCTTTGGAGAATTTTGAAAGTCTTCGCATTGCCCACGATCCGCACCTGCGGATAGCGCCGCACGATCGACTCGATCTCGCCCGAATGGTCGGGCTCCATGTGGTTGATGACCAGGTAATCCAGATCGCGCCCCTCCAGCAGAATCTCGATCCGCTCCAGATAGGCGCCGTCGCTGCCCATCTCCACCGTGTCGATCAGGGCCGTCTTCTCATCCGTAAACAGATAGGAGTTGTACGACACCCCGTGCGGCAGCGGCCACAGGTTCTCGAACAAGTTCTTGCGCCGGTCGTTCACACCGATCCAATGAATTTTCTCACTGATGTTCACACTGTACTGCATATACATTCGTTTTTTACAGTTTCTATTTCCGTTCGCTCATACGCACCACGTCGGCAATCTGCCGCGTAGCGATCTTGGGGTTGGCGATCACGTTGCCTCCGCTGACGCATCCGCCTTCGCAGGCCATCACCTCCACCATATTGCCGGGACACGACTTGGCATACCCCCTCAACTCCCGGATACTCTGTTTGTTCAGACCGTTCACCAGCACGGGACGCACCTCGAAACGGTCGCCGACCTTCGTCTTCACGGCGGTCATCACGCCCGAGGAGACGGGATACCCGCGGCTCGTGGAGTCGATTCCCTCCTCCAGCTCCACGCAGGAACTGTTAGCAACATCGATGCCCTTTGCGATGAACATCGAGCCGATCTCCTCGAAATTGAGCATCAGGTCGGCGTTCGGGTCGCAATAGGTCTCATAGCGCTTGGCCAGGCAGGGCCCCACGAAGACCAGCACGGCATCCGGATAACGCTCGCGGGCGATCCGCGCCGTGTACTGCATCGGGGTGAGCGTATCCGACACGAAGGGTTTGATTTCGGGCATGTGCTTCTGAACCGCCGCAATGTAGGAAGGGCAGCAGGAAGTGGTCATGAAGGCCTGTCCCCCGGCCATCTTGTGCAGGAATTCGCGGGCCTCGTTCTCCGTGGTCTCGTCCGCCCCGCGCGCCACCTCGATCACATCGTCGAAGCCCAGTTCCCGGATAGCCCCCAGAATCTGAGCCAGCGGCGCCTTGAACTGCCCCGCGATGGCCGGCGCCACCATGGCCACCACCTTTTTCGGGCCGGCGAACGCCTTGAATATGTCCATGATGTGCGATTTCTCCATCACCGCGCCGAACGGGCAGGAGGAGATGCAGCGGCCGCAGTAGATACATTTCGTGTAGTCGATCTGCTCCGTTCCGTCCTCCCGTTTGGAGATCGCCCCCACGGGACACGACTCCTCGCACGGCACCGGAATATAGACGATGGCATGATAAGGGCAGTTCTTCATGCAGAGGCCGCAATTGACGCACTTCGTATGGTCGATGTGCGCCTGCCCGTTCTCGAAACTGATCGCCCCCTTGTTGCAGTTGGCCATGCAGGGACGGGCCAGACAGCCCCGGCACATGTTGGTCACCACATAGTTGGTCTTCACGCAGGCGCTGCACACCTCGTCCACCACCGTCAGGGGTTCCCGCTCCACTTCCGTCCGCTCGAAGGCCCGGCGGACGTATTCGCTCAGCGGAGTCAGCTCGTCCTCCTCGTCGCGGATATTGAAGCCCAACAGGGCCATCAGCTTGTAGCGCAGCATCGCCCGGTCCTTGTAGAGGCAGCAGCGGGAAGCCTGCGAACCTTTCGGGCGCAGCTCCAGCGGAATCCGGTCGATCTTCAGTTCCAGTTCTCCCTTGTCGTACAGTTTGGCCAGCCGGGTCAGCAGTTCCCGGCGCATCAGCACCGCATTATTCACCGCCATCGTCTATGCCTTTAATTCGTCCTTAATCGCCTCGACCACCTTTTCGATCGTCGCACCGGACACCGTCCGGTCGCCGACCTTGACGAAAGGCGCTCCCTGGGAATCCTCCCGGTTGCAACAATCCAGACAGGGCGACCCTTGAATCTCCACCTGCGCGAGCAGTTCGGCGGGCAGCTGCTCGTCGAGCAGCTGGAGTTCGGCCCCGCCCATCACGTAGCACAGCGTGCCCGTGCAAATCTTTACGATCAGTTTCTTTTCCATCCGTTCAGATATATTGTATGCGTACTTCTTTCCTGTATCTCTTTTCCAACAAATCGCCCAGCCGTTTCACAAGGTTGCGCCTCAGCTCCAGCTCCACGGGCAGGTTCGGGTCCTGGTGCAGGGGATTGATCCGCGTTCCCACCACGAACTCCACCACGTCGTGATCGAGCAGCATACGGGCCACCACTCCGTCCGTCCCCTTCTCCTTCACTTCCGCGCCGGGCGCCGTACGTTCGAGCAGGCTCTTCACCCGGTTCAGTGTCAGCACCCCCTCGGTCACCAGGTCGACCCCCTCCATCGTGGAGGTCGGCGGCAGGCCCGCCGGGTCGCGGCGCAGGACGACCGATACGGGACGTCCCAACTCGCGGGAGACGATCTGCGCCGTCGTCCCCCCGCAGATCAGCTTCGTGCCCGGATACCGGGCCACCATATCGGCCAGAATCTCGTCCTTCTGCTCCTTGAAGGGAGGCCCCGAACAGACCAGTATCCGGCGGGGCTGCCGCAGATAGAGCACGGCACAGGTCAGGTCCCGTTTCGGAGCGAACAAATCGTTCAGTTCGGCCCGCTCCACGATCTTCCGCGCCAGTTCCCGCGCCGAAATCAGGGGGTTCTGCGCAATTTCGGCCCGGCAATAGCCGGTCACCCCGTCCCGTCCCCATCCGCCGGGAAGCCGCCGGGTCAGCAGACCGGAAGAGACCACCCCGCCGGTCATCAGCACGATCCTGTCTTCGGGCTCGGCCCGGAAATCGCCGCTCCACAAACGGCACTCCCCGGCCTCTTCCCCGGCCGTCCCGCACTGAGGGAACGGCATCTCCCGCCCGCCGCGGAACAACATGCAGGGCACGGTCCCGAATCCGGTGATCCGCACCCGCCCGCTGCGGTGAATATCCAGCATGGTAAAACTCACCGTCCGTTCCGCAGCGGCCGTTCCATCCTCCTCCCGGTCCCGGGACCTCTCCGGCTCCGGCGCAAACGTGCGCACAATGGTCCGCGCCCCGCGCAGGGCATCCTCCCCGTCCAGCGCATAATGAAGCGCCATCGAACCGATCACCTCGGAAGTGACCCGTCCGCGGACGCCCTGCTCCGCACCTCCGGCCAGCACCACGATCGTGCGGTTGCCGTGCCGACGCTGGACGCAGATCTCCCCGGGGACCGTCTCCCCCTTGCGGCCGATCTGGCAGCTCTCCGCCTCGATGAAAAATCCGGTGGTCTCCATCGACTATTCGTTTTTCGCCCCGCCCCGGGCATCGAGAATCGAATTGAGGATCGCCTCCGTACGCGAGGCATTCTCCCCGAGCAGGCAGGCGATTTTCTGCACGGTTTCGAGATTCTCCCGAATCACGCGCTGCGTCCGCGAAACGATCTCCTCGTTGCGCACCTGCGAAAAGAGCATGTTGCGGCAAATCATCAGATAGACCTTGCCTCGCTGCACGACGTGAACCGACACGGTCAGGATACGTTCGCGCACCTGCACGTCCCTCACCAGGCTCTCGTCGCCGCTCTCGGCCAGTTCATTCACCAGCCTGACGAACGGAAGCACGCTCTCCCCCTCCAGCCCGCTCCAGCCGGGCGAGGCGTCGTAGAGCGATTCGGCATCGGGCCCCATCATGGAAGCCAGCCGCCGGTTCGCCTCGGCGATCCGCACCGTTCCCTCCTCCAGCGCCACCACAGCCACCCCGGCCGCCAGTTTGTTCACCAGCGTCGTGAAGCGGGACCGAAGCTCGGTCTGCACGTAATGCGTACACATCTGGCGGCAGACGACACCCCGGCTCAGCGCCTTGGCGAAACGGCGGCAGGTGCCGTAACCGCAGCCGTTGCAGTCGATCCGGTCGCTTTCGAGCGACAGCCCGAGCGAAT contains:
- a CDS encoding thioredoxin domain-containing protein; the protein is MEKKLIVKICTGTLCYVMGGAELQLLDEQLPAELLAQVEIQGSPCLDCCNREDSQGAPFVKVGDRTVSGATIEKVVEAIKDELKA
- a CDS encoding monomeric [FeFe] hydrogenase is translated as MAVNNAVLMRRELLTRLAKLYDKGELELKIDRIPLELRPKGSQASRCCLYKDRAMLRYKLMALLGFNIRDEEDELTPLSEYVRRAFERTEVEREPLTVVDEVCSACVKTNYVVTNMCRGCLARPCMANCNKGAISFENGQAHIDHTKCVNCGLCMKNCPYHAIVYIPVPCEESCPVGAISKREDGTEQIDYTKCIYCGRCISSCPFGAVMEKSHIMDIFKAFAGPKKVVAMVAPAIAGQFKAPLAQILGAIRELGFDDVIEVARGADETTENEAREFLHKMAGGQAFMTTSCCPSYIAAVQKHMPEIKPFVSDTLTPMQYTARIARERYPDAVLVFVGPCLAKRYETYCDPNADLMLNFEEIGSMFIAKGIDVANSSCVELEEGIDSTSRGYPVSSGVMTAVKTKVGDRFEVRPVLVNGLNKQSIRELRGYAKSCPGNMVEVMACEGGCVSGGNVIANPKIATRQIADVVRMSERK
- a CDS encoding FprA family A-type flavoprotein, yielding MQYSVNISEKIHWIGVNDRRKNLFENLWPLPHGVSYNSYLFTDEKTALIDTVEMGSDGAYLERIEILLEGRDLDYLVINHMEPDHSGEIESIVRRYPQVRIVGNAKTFKILQSYYGAFCNHLVEVKDGDELELGRHKLKFVFTPWVHWPETMMTYDVTEQILFSADAFGTFGTLDGGIFDDQTHFAFYESEMRRYYSNIVGKYSGMVQKAFAKLSGIPLRTICPLHGPIWRQNTERVLSLYDRWSRYEAEPGVVVIYASMYGNTARMADYIANGIAQRGVRDIKVFDVSKTHLSYLINAIWEYRGVILGSCAYNGEMFPLMELLCRTLVHMNVKNKSLGLFGSYSWNGGGVRNLLKFAEEIGWEPVCAPAEIAGRPAVDKYADCDALACAMAGRLFGEER